Proteins from a single region of Kineosporiaceae bacterium:
- a CDS encoding MEDS domain-containing protein codes for MTASATATEFVPGDHVCGFYYGEDERDAMLLPFLRDGLLEGDKCLVVVDSTAPEDVMAGIGGTADSLASGQLEFYDAEQTYLSSGAFDAERMIAFWEDRARGIAEEGRFSFSRLVGEMSWLERVPPPRGSVVRYESWADGFATRYAQTVLCLYDLRRLGSGILMDLMRTHPKLLLGGLVLENPHHISADEFDAARD; via the coding sequence ATGACCGCGAGCGCGACCGCCACCGAGTTCGTGCCGGGCGATCACGTCTGCGGCTTCTACTACGGCGAGGACGAGCGCGACGCGATGCTGTTGCCGTTCCTGCGCGACGGCCTGCTCGAGGGCGACAAGTGCCTCGTGGTGGTCGACTCCACCGCGCCGGAGGACGTCATGGCCGGCATCGGTGGGACGGCGGACTCGCTCGCCTCCGGCCAGCTGGAGTTCTACGACGCCGAGCAGACCTATCTGAGCTCCGGTGCGTTCGACGCCGAACGCATGATCGCGTTCTGGGAGGACCGGGCGCGGGGCATCGCCGAGGAGGGCCGGTTCAGTTTCTCGCGGCTGGTCGGGGAGATGTCGTGGCTCGAACGAGTGCCGCCGCCCCGGGGGTCGGTGGTGCGCTACGAGTCCTGGGCCGATGGCTTCGCCACCCGTTATGCCCAGACCGTGCTCTGCCTGTACGACCTGCGCCGTCTGGGCAGCGGCATCCTCATGGACCTGATGCGGACCCATCCGAAGTTGTTGCTCGGTGGCCTGGTGCTCGAGAACCCGCACCACATCTCGGCGGATGAGTTCGACGCGGCTCGGGATTGA